The proteins below are encoded in one region of Aquisphaera giovannonii:
- the proB gene encoding glutamate 5-kinase, whose translation MNTNPNTAGDGAAGAVTAGEAHPVARAADRDLVRDEVVLSSAIWVVKVGTSVLADPRGRLDPERIHHLSEQICAVMDTGRKVALVSSGAVGAGIGQLGLPRRPENLSQIQAVAAVGQSYLIRAYDEGFRRHGRHAAQLLLTHEDFDSRARYLNMRNTLHSLFEYDAVPIINENDTISIDEIKFGDNDRLAAMVTNLLQAPLLVILSVVDGLLRTDPVTQARTAEVIPLVPRIDDDVLGLAGSSRSALGTGGMRSKLAAAGQVTRAGGSVILASGTRPEPLTNILAGRPVGTLFLAHGQSHRARQRWIGLTARPRGHYVVDDGARRAVEAGSKSLLAIGIVEVVGDFDKGEVVGIRDREGREFARGLTNYPSTDARSIRGLHTHEARAMLGGALYDEVVHRDNLVLIS comes from the coding sequence TTGAATACGAATCCCAATACGGCCGGCGACGGCGCCGCCGGGGCGGTCACCGCGGGCGAGGCACATCCCGTGGCGAGGGCGGCGGATCGGGACCTCGTTCGCGACGAGGTCGTGCTGTCGTCCGCGATCTGGGTCGTCAAGGTCGGGACGAGCGTCCTGGCGGACCCGCGAGGCAGGCTCGACCCCGAGCGCATCCATCACCTCAGCGAGCAAATCTGCGCGGTCATGGACACGGGCCGCAAGGTCGCCCTGGTCAGCTCCGGGGCCGTCGGCGCCGGGATCGGTCAGCTCGGCCTGCCCCGGCGGCCGGAGAATCTGTCCCAGATCCAGGCCGTCGCCGCGGTCGGCCAGTCCTACCTCATCCGCGCCTACGACGAAGGATTCCGCCGCCACGGCAGGCACGCCGCGCAGCTGCTGCTGACGCACGAGGACTTCGACAGCCGGGCGCGTTACCTCAACATGCGGAACACGTTGCACTCGCTCTTCGAGTACGATGCGGTGCCGATCATCAACGAAAACGACACGATCAGCATCGACGAGATCAAGTTCGGCGACAACGACCGGCTGGCCGCGATGGTCACGAATCTGCTGCAGGCCCCGCTGCTCGTGATCCTCAGCGTCGTGGACGGCCTCCTCCGGACGGATCCTGTCACCCAGGCCCGCACGGCCGAGGTGATCCCCCTGGTACCCCGGATCGACGACGACGTACTCGGGCTGGCCGGCTCGAGCCGGAGCGCCCTGGGCACCGGCGGGATGCGGAGCAAGCTGGCCGCCGCCGGACAGGTGACGCGTGCGGGCGGATCGGTCATCCTCGCCTCCGGCACCCGGCCGGAGCCGCTGACGAACATCCTCGCGGGACGGCCCGTGGGCACGCTCTTCCTCGCCCACGGCCAATCCCACCGCGCCCGGCAGCGCTGGATCGGGCTGACGGCCAGGCCGCGCGGGCATTACGTCGTGGACGACGGGGCACGCCGGGCCGTCGAAGCGGGCTCCAAGAGCCTGCTCGCCATCGGCATCGTGGAGGTCGTCGGCGACTTCGACAAGGGCGAAGTCGTGGGCATCCGCGACCGGGAGGGACGGGAATTCGCCCGAGGTCTGACGAACTATCCCTCCACGGACGCACGGTCGATCCGGGGCCTGCACACCCACGAGGCCCGCGCGATGCTCGGCGGGGCGCTCTATGACGAGGTCGTCCATCGCGACAACCTCGTGCTGATCTCCTGA
- a CDS encoding NADH-quinone oxidoreductase subunit A, giving the protein MNTEFTPIFLLLMVAVVIGLSMLIMSAVLGPKKVTAVKQMPYESGMNPFGDARQRFDVRYYLVAIVFLLFDVELLFLYPWAVSQWSGAAAPVAAAEAAPAAVAGIPAAFRTLVFWEIQVFVVILVAAFAYAWKKGVFEWR; this is encoded by the coding sequence ATGAACACGGAATTCACCCCGATCTTCCTCCTCCTCATGGTCGCGGTCGTGATCGGCCTGAGCATGCTGATCATGAGCGCGGTGTTGGGTCCGAAGAAGGTCACGGCGGTCAAGCAGATGCCCTACGAGTCGGGCATGAACCCGTTCGGCGACGCCCGGCAGCGGTTCGACGTCCGCTACTACCTGGTCGCGATCGTCTTCCTGCTGTTCGACGTGGAGTTGCTCTTCCTCTATCCCTGGGCGGTCTCCCAGTGGAGCGGGGCGGCGGCCCCGGTCGCCGCCGCAGAGGCGGCCCCGGCGGCCGTGGCCGGGATCCCAGCGGCCTTCCGCACGCTGGTGTTCTGGGAGATCCAGGTCTTCGTCGTGATCCTGGTGGCGGCCTTCGCCTACGCCTGGAAGAAGGGGGTGTTCGAATGGCGTTGA
- a CDS encoding NADH-quinone oxidoreductase subunit B, whose product MALNVPQGQGPIVTRPSSQLVVEPAHEVKVPENVFLSTLDAAVNWCRKYSLWPMPFATACCGIELMAVGASRFDIARFGAEVMRFSPRQCDLMIVAGRVAMKMMPVLQRIWLQMPEPKWCISMGACASTGGVFDTYSVVQGVDRFIPVDVYIPGCPPRPEQILRSLMDLQGKIQKGGGMFASNGLPELLEREKLMAERRSMPPGYSIAPERGDEDRYGYRLPGGPARLGGDESH is encoded by the coding sequence ATGGCGTTGAACGTGCCTCAGGGGCAGGGGCCCATCGTCACCCGGCCGAGCTCCCAGCTCGTGGTCGAGCCGGCCCACGAAGTCAAGGTGCCGGAGAACGTCTTCCTCTCGACGCTCGACGCCGCGGTCAACTGGTGCCGCAAGTACAGCCTCTGGCCGATGCCCTTCGCGACGGCCTGCTGCGGGATCGAGCTGATGGCCGTGGGCGCCAGCCGGTTCGACATCGCCCGCTTCGGCGCCGAGGTCATGCGGTTCAGCCCCCGCCAGTGCGACCTGATGATCGTCGCCGGCCGGGTGGCGATGAAGATGATGCCGGTCCTCCAGCGGATCTGGCTCCAGATGCCGGAGCCCAAGTGGTGCATCAGCATGGGCGCGTGCGCCTCGACGGGGGGGGTCTTCGACACCTACTCCGTGGTCCAGGGGGTGGACCGCTTCATCCCGGTGGACGTCTACATCCCGGGGTGCCCTCCGAGGCCCGAGCAGATCCTCCGCTCCCTGATGGACCTCCAGGGCAAGATCCAGAAGGGGGGCGGGATGTTCGCCTCCAACGGCCTGCCCGAGTTGCTCGAGCGCGAGAAGCTCATGGCCGAGCGGCGGTCGATGCCGCCCGGCTACTCGATCGCCCCGGAGCGGGGCGACGAGGACCGATACGGCTATCGCCTGCCCGGCGGACCCGCCCGACTGGGCGGCGACGAGTCGCACTAA
- a CDS encoding NADH-quinone oxidoreductase subunit C codes for MSSTTETLADPHAATLRALAREFGEGVFTTSRFRDNLRLFVPPARLLDLLKFLKQRCGLNLLAELGGADYLGYPGRSRERFEVHYVLRNLDTSEKLVVKVGVSDPDPTLPSAYPLWKGADWMEREVFDMFGIRFEGHPDLRRILMPEEFAAFPLRKDYPLRGRGERHNFPRLSRGES; via the coding sequence ATGAGCAGCACGACCGAAACACTCGCCGACCCCCACGCCGCCACCCTGCGGGCGCTCGCCCGCGAGTTCGGCGAGGGGGTCTTCACGACCTCCCGCTTTCGGGACAACCTCCGGCTGTTCGTGCCCCCGGCGCGGCTCCTCGACCTGCTGAAGTTCCTCAAGCAGCGTTGCGGATTGAACCTGCTCGCGGAGCTGGGCGGGGCCGATTACCTCGGCTATCCCGGCCGCAGCCGCGAGCGATTCGAGGTCCACTACGTGCTCCGCAACCTGGACACCAGCGAGAAGCTGGTGGTCAAGGTCGGCGTCAGCGACCCGGACCCCACCCTCCCCTCCGCCTATCCGCTCTGGAAGGGCGCCGACTGGATGGAGCGCGAGGTCTTCGACATGTTCGGCATCCGGTTCGAGGGCCATCCCGACCTGCGGCGGATCCTGATGCCGGAGGAGTTCGCCGCCTTCCCGCTCCGGAAGGATTACCCCCTGCGAGGCCGCGGCGAGCGGCACAACTTCCCCAGGCTCTCCCGCGGCGAATCCTGA
- the nuoD gene encoding NADH dehydrogenase (quinone) subunit D — protein sequence MTANLLDEPELERDAKQVTWTLNFGPQHPATHTTLRLILELDGERIVKATPEIGYLHSGFEKLGEHLNYNQYVTIADRKNYISPPLNEVAWHHAVEKLLGIELTPRCQYIRVIIGELARISDHLLCTGAAALDLGAFTAFLYAFNLREQIYDVYEEMSGYRFHPGYTRVGGVLYDFNDRVLDKVRRVLDSFPKVYSDMSKLLFRNRIFLDRVRGVGVLTKEDAISMSVTGPLARASGVAYDLRKDEPYLAYPDFDFEVPYCTEGDCWARFIVRMEEMKQSHSILTQALKRLPGGPVNLPIAEKLSAPDKLTTYNSMEGLIQHFELIMPNRGFTTPREEIYAAIESPNGELGYYLVADGSEFAWRVRTRPPSFIHFAVFPHIIKDHLIADVVAVLGSLNIIAAELDR from the coding sequence GTGACGGCCAATCTGCTCGACGAACCCGAACTGGAACGCGACGCGAAGCAGGTGACGTGGACCCTGAATTTCGGGCCCCAGCACCCCGCCACGCACACCACCCTGCGACTGATCCTGGAGCTGGACGGCGAGCGGATCGTCAAGGCGACGCCCGAGATCGGCTACCTGCATTCCGGCTTCGAGAAGCTCGGCGAGCACCTGAACTACAACCAGTACGTGACGATTGCCGACCGCAAGAACTACATCAGCCCGCCGCTCAACGAGGTGGCGTGGCACCACGCCGTCGAGAAGCTCCTGGGGATCGAGCTGACCCCGCGCTGCCAGTACATCCGCGTGATCATCGGAGAGCTCGCCCGGATCAGCGACCACCTGCTGTGCACGGGTGCCGCGGCGCTGGACCTGGGGGCGTTCACCGCGTTCCTCTACGCATTCAACCTCCGCGAGCAGATCTACGACGTCTACGAGGAGATGTCGGGCTACCGCTTCCACCCGGGGTACACCCGGGTCGGCGGCGTCCTCTACGACTTCAACGACCGCGTCCTGGACAAGGTCCGCCGGGTGCTGGACAGCTTCCCGAAGGTCTACTCGGACATGTCCAAGCTCCTCTTCCGGAACCGGATCTTCCTGGATCGGGTGCGGGGCGTCGGCGTGCTCACCAAGGAGGACGCGATCTCGATGTCGGTCACCGGCCCGCTCGCCCGGGCGAGCGGCGTGGCCTACGACCTCCGCAAGGATGAGCCCTACCTGGCCTATCCCGACTTCGACTTCGAGGTGCCCTACTGCACCGAGGGGGACTGCTGGGCCCGCTTCATCGTCCGGATGGAGGAGATGAAGCAGAGCCACTCCATCCTCACACAGGCGCTCAAGCGCCTGCCGGGCGGACCGGTGAACCTGCCGATCGCCGAGAAGCTCTCCGCGCCCGATAAGCTCACGACCTACAACAGCATGGAGGGCCTGATCCAGCACTTCGAGCTGATCATGCCCAACCGCGGATTCACGACGCCCCGGGAGGAGATCTACGCGGCGATCGAGAGCCCCAACGGGGAACTCGGCTACTACCTCGTCGCCGACGGCAGCGAGTTCGCCTGGCGCGTCCGGACGCGGCCGCCGTCGTTCATCCACTTCGCCGTCTTCCCGCACATCATCAAGGACCACCTCATCGCCGACGTGGTGGCCGTGCTGGGGAGCCTGAACATCATCGCGGCCGAGCTCGACCGCTGA
- a CDS encoding NADH-quinone oxidoreductase subunit NuoE family protein: MPAEAPTKPARAPMLNEALRQRIRDLFPRYPSKRAVTLPALHMVLEHYRCVPMQAMEEIAELLEITPAEVHDTMSFYGFFPQAPLGDVRVWICRSISCMLRGGDELLEHACKRSGIEHGETTADGKLTVDYAECLGICDHAPAALADDGRVFGPLDEAGVDAMLDLLKKGRQDPPA, encoded by the coding sequence ATGCCCGCCGAAGCACCGACGAAGCCCGCCCGAGCCCCGATGCTCAACGAGGCCCTGCGCCAGCGGATCCGCGACCTCTTCCCGCGCTATCCGAGCAAACGCGCCGTCACCCTGCCGGCGCTGCACATGGTCCTGGAGCACTACCGCTGCGTCCCCATGCAGGCCATGGAGGAGATCGCGGAGCTGCTGGAGATCACGCCGGCGGAGGTCCACGACACGATGAGCTTCTACGGGTTCTTCCCGCAGGCCCCGCTCGGCGACGTCCGGGTCTGGATCTGCCGGTCGATCTCGTGCATGCTCCGCGGCGGCGACGAGCTCCTGGAGCACGCCTGCAAGCGATCCGGGATCGAGCACGGCGAGACCACCGCCGACGGCAAGCTCACCGTCGATTACGCCGAGTGCCTGGGCATCTGCGACCACGCGCCGGCGGCCCTCGCCGACGACGGCCGGGTCTTCGGCCCGCTCGACGAGGCCGGGGTGGACGCGATGCTCGACCTGCTGAAGAAGGGACGCCAGGACCCGCCGGCCTGA
- the nuoF gene encoding NADH-quinone oxidoreductase subunit NuoF — translation MSTFEPVLSRNWNVADGHTLKVYESRGGYQAARKALAMDPDAVVNLVKDSELRGRGGAGFPCGLKWTFLPKDRKETLMCVNGDESEPATFNNRYLIEKDPHQFLEGILISCFATRASTAYVYLRYEYINGYRIMEKAIAEARAAGHIGKNIYGLGFDLDVWCHRGAGAYICGEETGLIESLEGKRGWPRIKPPFPAIEGAFRKPTVVNNVETLCCVPHIVERGASWFKSIGTPKSYGPKLYTISGHVNKQVCVELPLGITCRALIEEHGGGVWKGRKAKAAVPGGISMGLLSAEELDTPLDFESLRKPGCLGLGTAAVTVLDDQTRIIDYLYNTARFFAHESCGQCTPCREGCNWLNRTIRRIRDGGGRLEDLDIMLRQANNMGIMPGTTICGLADGAAWPIKNALAKFRGELEDFIRTNQRPARAVTPLQEAIARGVRVEPASLVTLAAARPAGALHSPDAPR, via the coding sequence GTGTCCACGTTTGAGCCGGTCCTGAGCAGAAACTGGAACGTGGCCGACGGCCACACGCTGAAGGTCTACGAGTCGCGCGGCGGCTACCAGGCGGCCCGGAAGGCCCTGGCGATGGATCCCGACGCGGTCGTCAACCTCGTGAAGGACTCCGAGCTCCGCGGCCGCGGCGGGGCGGGCTTCCCCTGCGGCCTGAAATGGACGTTCCTCCCGAAGGATCGGAAGGAAACGCTCATGTGCGTCAACGGCGACGAGAGCGAGCCGGCGACGTTCAACAACCGGTACCTGATCGAGAAGGATCCCCACCAGTTCCTGGAAGGCATCCTGATCTCCTGCTTCGCCACCAGGGCGAGCACGGCGTACGTCTACCTGCGCTACGAGTACATCAACGGCTATCGCATCATGGAGAAGGCGATCGCCGAGGCGCGTGCGGCGGGGCACATCGGCAAGAACATCTACGGCTTGGGCTTCGACCTCGACGTCTGGTGCCACCGGGGCGCCGGGGCGTACATCTGCGGCGAGGAGACCGGGCTGATCGAGAGCCTGGAGGGCAAGCGGGGCTGGCCCCGGATCAAGCCGCCGTTCCCGGCCATCGAGGGGGCCTTCCGCAAGCCCACCGTCGTCAATAACGTCGAGACGCTCTGCTGCGTGCCGCACATCGTCGAGCGCGGGGCGTCCTGGTTCAAGTCGATCGGGACGCCCAAGAGCTACGGGCCGAAGCTGTACACGATCTCCGGCCACGTCAACAAGCAGGTCTGCGTCGAGCTGCCGCTGGGCATCACCTGCCGGGCCCTCATCGAGGAGCACGGCGGCGGCGTCTGGAAGGGGCGGAAGGCCAAGGCCGCGGTCCCCGGCGGGATCAGCATGGGGCTCCTCTCGGCGGAGGAGCTCGACACGCCGCTGGACTTCGAGAGCCTCCGCAAGCCCGGATGCCTCGGGCTGGGCACGGCGGCCGTGACGGTGCTCGACGACCAGACGCGGATCATCGACTACCTGTACAACACCGCGCGGTTCTTCGCCCACGAGAGCTGCGGCCAGTGCACCCCCTGCCGCGAGGGTTGCAACTGGCTCAACCGGACGATCCGCCGAATCCGGGACGGCGGCGGCCGGCTCGAGGACCTGGACATCATGCTCCGCCAGGCGAACAACATGGGCATCATGCCCGGCACCACGATCTGCGGCCTGGCCGACGGCGCGGCGTGGCCCATCAAGAACGCCCTCGCGAAGTTCCGCGGCGAGCTCGAGGACTTCATCCGCACGAACCAGCGGCCGGCCCGCGCGGTGACGCCCCTCCAGGAGGCGATCGCCCGCGGCGTCCGGGTCGAGCCCGCGTCGCTGGTGACCCTGGCGGCGGCGAGGCCGGCCGGCGCCCTGCACTCGCCCGACGCCCCCCGCTGA
- a CDS encoding molybdopterin-dependent oxidoreductase — MATIIINGNEYPIPEGEKLNAIQMAKRVGVDIPYYCWHPALSVVANCRMCEVEVGAKDAKTGEIKMTPKLVPGCQTPAKDGTVIVTDSPKVKEHQRMVMELLLLNHPLDCPVCDQAGECGLQDYSYEYGQASHRFVEERLVNPRKSVSDTIQLNSDRCIVCTRCVRFTREITQTGELQVMRRGSHSEIDIFAGHTMDANPLAGNVVDICPVGALLDKDFLHKQRVWFLSRHDGICTRCSTGCNIQIDENKGQVWRFKPRDNPHVNDYWMCDEGRYSYKAANDPYLLGAMYVRKDDDLKPVPADEALKAVDRGLREASERGAVAAVLSPFMTVEEAFLAARYVKGLGEKNVLALGPVPTRGEDVTFKPDQTKGRTGDTSFVVPRPFTIHAEKCPNRKGVEAVLEHFQGSVIPFEDLSSRVAGGEFAALYVVSDSIDAWIDEPAAKILRAGVKFLVLQDTNVTPLAHLSDVVLAGATFAEKAGSYVNANGRLQYAAAALPPRDGSLPDLDIFSILLNRTGGPAQSGDVLAELAEAVPAFAAAEGGTLPRTGLDLSGEAKPGTAKVDPPAFVDTWYAPQGAARWR, encoded by the coding sequence ATGGCGACGATCATCATCAACGGCAACGAATACCCGATCCCCGAGGGCGAGAAGCTCAACGCCATCCAGATGGCGAAGCGGGTCGGCGTCGACATCCCGTACTACTGCTGGCATCCGGCGCTCTCCGTGGTCGCCAACTGCCGGATGTGCGAGGTCGAGGTCGGGGCGAAGGATGCGAAGACGGGCGAGATCAAGATGACGCCGAAGCTCGTCCCCGGCTGCCAGACGCCGGCCAAGGACGGGACCGTCATCGTCACCGACAGCCCCAAGGTCAAGGAGCACCAGCGGATGGTCATGGAGCTCCTGCTCCTGAACCACCCGCTCGACTGCCCGGTCTGCGATCAGGCCGGCGAGTGCGGGCTCCAGGACTACAGCTACGAGTACGGCCAGGCCTCGCACCGGTTCGTCGAGGAACGCCTGGTCAACCCTCGCAAGAGCGTGTCCGACACGATCCAGCTCAACTCCGACCGCTGCATCGTCTGCACCCGCTGCGTCCGGTTCACCCGGGAGATCACCCAGACCGGCGAGCTCCAGGTCATGAGGCGCGGGAGCCATTCGGAGATCGACATCTTCGCCGGCCACACGATGGACGCCAACCCGCTCGCCGGCAACGTCGTGGACATCTGCCCGGTCGGGGCCCTCCTGGACAAGGACTTCCTCCACAAGCAGCGCGTCTGGTTCCTCAGCCGCCACGATGGCATCTGCACCCGCTGCTCGACCGGCTGCAACATCCAGATCGACGAGAACAAGGGCCAGGTCTGGCGGTTCAAGCCCCGGGACAACCCGCACGTCAACGACTACTGGATGTGCGACGAGGGCCGCTACAGCTACAAGGCCGCCAACGACCCCTATCTGCTCGGCGCCATGTACGTCCGCAAGGACGACGACCTGAAGCCGGTCCCCGCGGACGAGGCCCTCAAGGCCGTCGATCGGGGCCTCCGCGAGGCGTCGGAGCGCGGGGCCGTCGCGGCCGTGCTCTCGCCCTTCATGACCGTCGAGGAGGCCTTCCTCGCGGCCCGGTACGTGAAGGGCCTGGGTGAGAAGAACGTGCTGGCCCTCGGGCCCGTCCCGACCCGGGGCGAGGATGTCACCTTCAAGCCCGACCAGACGAAGGGCCGGACCGGCGACACGAGCTTCGTCGTCCCGCGACCCTTCACGATCCACGCCGAGAAGTGCCCCAATCGGAAGGGGGTCGAGGCCGTCCTGGAGCACTTCCAGGGCTCGGTGATCCCGTTCGAGGATCTCTCCTCCAGGGTCGCCGGCGGCGAGTTCGCCGCGCTCTACGTGGTCTCGGACTCGATCGACGCCTGGATCGACGAGCCGGCCGCCAAAATCCTCCGGGCGGGGGTGAAGTTCCTGGTCCTCCAGGACACGAACGTGACCCCGCTGGCGCACCTGTCCGATGTCGTCCTCGCCGGGGCGACCTTCGCGGAGAAGGCCGGCTCCTACGTGAACGCGAACGGCCGGCTCCAGTACGCGGCCGCGGCCCTGCCCCCTCGCGACGGGTCGCTTCCCGACCTGGACATCTTCTCCATCCTGCTGAATCGCACCGGGGGGCCGGCCCAGTCCGGCGATGTCCTCGCGGAGCTGGCCGAGGCCGTGCCGGCCTTCGCGGCCGCGGAGGGAGGCACGCTTCCGAGGACGGGTCTGGACCTCTCCGGCGAGGCGAAGCCCGGGACGGCCAAGGTGGACCCGCCGGCGTTCGTCGATACGTGGTACGCGCCGCAGGGTGCGGCACGGTGGCGTTGA
- the nuoH gene encoding NADH-quinone oxidoreductase subunit NuoH, with translation MPWELIGTLVKILLVVNIAMGVVAYLIYIERKVAAYAQDRIGPNRAGSPIVPFGLLQPIADGAKMLLKEDVIPGYVSRPVYILAPLIAIVAAIIGFAVVPFGPVGPDQWMNFQIAPNVNIGILYVFAVGSLAVYGVILAGWASNNKYAFLGGLRSSAQLISYEIPLGMSILGMVLIAGSMDLSTIINWQSRHTWGIVVQPLGFLLFLVSGFAETNRLPFDLPESEQELVGGFHTEYSAMKFGMFFLGEYLHVITVSYLIAILFLGGWHIPFLTSPEQTWWPTSLLKMVILMSKVMAMILIIMWVRWTLPRFRYDQLMDLAWKSMIPLSIVNLVATSGIVQLIYSAS, from the coding sequence ATGCCTTGGGAACTGATCGGCACTCTGGTGAAGATCCTCCTCGTGGTGAATATCGCGATGGGGGTCGTCGCCTACCTCATCTACATCGAGCGCAAGGTCGCCGCGTACGCCCAGGACCGCATCGGCCCGAACCGCGCGGGCAGCCCGATCGTCCCGTTCGGCCTCCTCCAGCCGATCGCCGACGGGGCGAAGATGCTCCTCAAGGAGGACGTCATCCCGGGGTATGTGAGCCGCCCGGTCTACATCCTGGCCCCGCTGATCGCCATCGTCGCGGCCATCATCGGCTTCGCGGTGGTCCCGTTCGGCCCGGTCGGGCCGGACCAGTGGATGAACTTCCAGATCGCCCCGAACGTCAACATCGGCATCCTGTACGTCTTCGCGGTGGGCAGCCTGGCGGTCTACGGCGTGATCCTCGCGGGCTGGGCCTCCAACAACAAGTACGCGTTCCTGGGCGGCCTCCGCTCCAGCGCCCAGCTCATCAGCTATGAGATCCCGCTCGGGATGTCGATCCTCGGGATGGTCTTGATCGCCGGCTCGATGGACCTGAGCACGATCATCAACTGGCAGAGCCGACACACCTGGGGCATTGTCGTCCAGCCGCTCGGCTTCCTGCTGTTCCTGGTGAGCGGCTTCGCGGAGACCAACCGCCTGCCGTTCGACCTCCCGGAGTCGGAGCAGGAGCTAGTGGGCGGCTTCCACACCGAGTACTCGGCGATGAAGTTCGGCATGTTCTTCCTCGGCGAGTACCTGCACGTGATCACCGTCAGCTACCTGATCGCAATCCTGTTCCTGGGCGGTTGGCACATCCCGTTCCTGACCAGCCCCGAGCAGACGTGGTGGCCGACGTCCTTGCTCAAGATGGTCATCCTGATGTCCAAGGTCATGGCCATGATCCTGATCATCATGTGGGTGCGCTGGACGCTGCCCCGGTTCCGCTACGACCAGCTGATGGACCTCGCCTGGAAGTCGATGATCCCGCTGTCGATCGTCAATCTGGTGGCGACGTCCGGCATCGTCCAGCTGATCTACTCCGCCTCCTGA
- a CDS encoding NuoI/complex I 23 kDa subunit family protein, which translates to MRPDDPKLKKLEPPRLTFGDRMYLPQIAAGLLLTAKHMAGVAFGNKAITVQYPEEQHVPSPNYRGVHRLNKDDQGRVKCVACMLCATACPAHCIDIVGTTAPDTWPDREKYPASFVIDELRCIYCGMCEEACPVDAIELTGLYDLTGLTREQMIFDKTKLLSVYDATRDAEPMRYTAPPPKTAATEALPSPIS; encoded by the coding sequence GTGCGACCCGACGACCCGAAACTCAAGAAGCTCGAGCCGCCGCGGCTCACCTTCGGCGACCGGATGTACCTGCCGCAGATCGCGGCCGGACTGCTGCTCACGGCCAAGCACATGGCCGGCGTGGCCTTCGGCAACAAGGCGATCACCGTCCAGTACCCGGAGGAGCAGCACGTCCCCAGCCCCAATTACCGGGGCGTCCATCGGCTGAACAAGGACGACCAGGGCCGGGTGAAGTGCGTCGCCTGCATGCTCTGCGCGACGGCCTGCCCGGCGCACTGCATCGACATCGTGGGCACGACCGCCCCGGACACCTGGCCCGACCGCGAGAAGTACCCGGCCAGCTTCGTCATCGACGAGCTCCGCTGCATCTACTGCGGGATGTGCGAGGAGGCCTGCCCGGTGGACGCCATCGAGCTGACCGGCCTCTATGACTTGACCGGGCTGACGCGCGAGCAGATGATCTTCGACAAGACCAAGCTCCTCTCGGTCTACGACGCCACCCGCGACGCCGAGCCGATGCGATACACCGCCCCGCCGCCGAAGACGGCGGCGACCGAGGCGCTGCCCTCGCCGATCTCCTGA
- a CDS encoding NADH-quinone oxidoreductase subunit J family protein, which translates to MTTVEIVFATLYIALGAAGSYLLLPHRHGKARPRVLHLAGAFFAAAALFGFVTMWSLPGGGLSGIFFYLFGIGALVGAVLTVTSRNPVYSALWFASVILSTAGLFLLAGAQFLAAGTVIVYAGAIIVTFLFVIMLAQMEGKAEYDRAARAPGAATLTCFGLLWSLIYLIGPLHADRSTEINDAQIQSVAERSLVRGRDIVGHYRLLAGNPTRTVAEQAVRPTSLLRDASGAEKPNVAGLGEALYTDHLITIELAGALLFVALIAAVVITNPRRPIRPGEAAA; encoded by the coding sequence ATGACCACCGTCGAGATCGTCTTCGCCACCCTGTACATCGCCCTGGGCGCGGCGGGGAGCTACCTGCTCCTGCCGCACCGGCACGGCAAGGCCCGACCCCGCGTGCTGCACCTCGCGGGGGCCTTCTTCGCCGCCGCGGCGCTCTTCGGCTTCGTCACGATGTGGAGCCTGCCGGGGGGCGGCCTCTCGGGGATCTTCTTCTACCTCTTCGGCATCGGTGCCCTCGTCGGCGCGGTGCTCACGGTGACGAGCCGGAACCCGGTCTACAGCGCCCTCTGGTTCGCTTCGGTCATCCTCTCGACGGCCGGCCTGTTCCTCCTCGCGGGGGCCCAGTTCCTGGCGGCGGGCACGGTGATCGTCTACGCCGGGGCGATCATCGTCACCTTCCTCTTCGTGATCATGCTCGCCCAGATGGAAGGGAAGGCGGAGTACGACCGTGCGGCCCGGGCGCCCGGGGCGGCCACCCTGACCTGCTTCGGACTCCTCTGGTCCCTGATCTACCTGATCGGCCCGCTCCACGCGGATCGTTCCACGGAGATTAACGACGCCCAGATCCAATCCGTCGCGGAGCGATCGCTGGTCCGGGGACGCGACATCGTGGGCCATTACCGCCTGCTGGCCGGCAACCCGACTCGGACGGTCGCGGAGCAGGCCGTGCGCCCCACCTCACTGCTCCGCGACGCATCGGGCGCGGAAAAGCCCAACGTCGCCGGCCTCGGCGAGGCCCTCTACACGGACCACCTGATCACCATCGAGCTGGCCGGGGCGTTGCTGTTCGTGGCCCTGATCGCGGCGGTGGTCATCACCAACCCCAGGCGGCCGATCCGGCCCGGCGAGGCCGCAGCCTGA